AAAGTTCGGCCGTGACATTCCGGCTCATGTAAAAGCAGTTGCAGCAAAATTGAAGTAGTCGCACCGATCACAGAAGATACTATCCTTAACAAGCATGTATAAACAGACCGGGATCTGTAGCCGGTCTGTTATGATGTTCCCAGAACTCGGTGGATGAGTTGGCATAGCCAGTGGGGCGGTTCGATTCCGTCAGTGGAACGCTATTCGTGAGGTGATGTATGGCAGTCATAAAGTATCGCCAAACCTTGCAGGCTGCGATTGATTCAGCAGCATCTGGTGATTTAGAAGTTGATTTGGCTGGTGGAACGGTCTGGGTAAAGGGTCGGATTGACTGGCGGTCTGGTGTCAATGTTAAGCATGGAACGATTAAGTTTGAAGATGCAGCACATTTGGTACATGGTGATGGCACCGGAATGGAAGACATCACTATCGAATCTCGGCAAGGCAATTTGTCTGCAGACGGGGTAACGCAGAATCCTGTAGTAGAGATCGTTAACGGTCGTGATAACATATTCCGGCGTATTACCGTGAATGGAGACAACCCGCGTACAGCCTTTTTGTGTAAAACCCGTGCATATAACGTCTTGGCTGAAGATGTAACGATCGCAGGCAATCTGGGTTATGGCTGGCTGTATGATGATGGGATAAACGAGCGGAAGAACCCTAATTACCGTGTTTTCGACGGCGAGGATTACGCAGGAGAGCCGTTGGGAGTCGGGGCAACCCTACGCCGGTTCCAATATGGTCATGCGGGTCAGAAGAACCCTGGGGACGGTATAGAGTTCAATGCCCCAATGTGTGGATTCCGCGATGTGCTTATCGAAGATCCTGTCATCACTAGAGCGGTCAAGGGAGACAATAAAGGATTGGGGATTGCTGGAGCCAACTGCACGGGGGTCAGAATTTACAGAGCCATTGTCAAAAATGCCGAACGATCAGGCATTCATTTTGAAAAAGGTGGAGATCATCTGGTAGATGGGTTTGATATTACAGGTGGCGGTCGAGCGATCAGTATTGGTCATACAGCCGGCACCATCTTCAGGAATGGCAGCTGCACTGATAACGAGCAGTGGCTGACTTCATACAATACGCTTGACCCTGATCTGTTCGGTCCAGCAACGGGGTTGGTGTTTGAAAATGTAGTCCTGAAAGGTGCTACGAAAGACGGCATCCTGATTTCTAATGCGGAAAGCTATTTGCTGCGTAATCTGGAAGTGACAGATTATATGGGTGTAGATGATGCTATCTTTATGTTTTATCAGGAAGACCCAGCAGGGATTCGGCAAGGGGTTACCAAATCCCGAATTGATCGTGTCGTTTTCTCAAAGGGGCAGCAGGGCATTGTGCCAGCTGCATTAATCAGTATTTCAAAAAGCCCAAATAATGAAGTCACCAATGTCTTTTCGCCAGACTTGCCGCGCAAAATCAGGATTGAAGGTAATCTTATTCATTTTTAATTGGAGGGGGAATTGAATAATGCTTTGGCAATTCGTGAAGGGACGGAGCAATCCTGTTTCTGAAACAAATCCTTTGTTCACTCAACAAGTACGTTCATCAGAAACAAAAACAGTGATCGATAAAGCGGCAACCGCCCCTGCTACAGGGAAAATGCTTGTAGGGACGAAAGAAACAGTACTGCTGACTATCTATGGTACAGCGACCGCAGCGACCGTTAATTTCAAAGGAAAAGCGCCAGGTGGAGTGGTAACCGCTCTGAATGGTTATCGGCTGGCAGACAGCACACTGGCTACGTTTGGGGGCATGAATGAAACGTGGCGTTTGGACATCGGTTTGCTTGATGAGTTGCAATTGGAATTGACCAATGTAACCGGTGGTGCTGTTACTGTGGACGTGAAGGGGTGAGCCTATGAGTGATGTAGCATATGCAGCATTGAAGGAAGCAAAGCGACTACGTGGGCTTTCAATGGCAGGTGACACGATGATCATTGAAGGGGACAGCAAAGCAGCGAACAATAATGTCAGCAATCACTTGTCTGACCGCGGGGCTGTCACTTGGGCGAATATCTTCATGAGACAGTCATTTAAGATTGTGGCCAATAATGCAGTGGGTGGACAACGCTCGGATGAGATTCGTAAACGCATTGGTAAACTCACGGCTGCTAAACCTGCTTGGGCTTATATTGATTCAGGAACCAATAACATCTCGCAAAGTAAAAAAGCACTCGATACTTTCAATGACAATGTGTACATGTATGAGGAATGCTTGAATAATGGGATTCGGGTTATCGTTCCTACACTTCCACCATCTGCTTCATGGACCACACCGGAGCAAATCAAAGCTTATTTTGAATTGAATGAGCTTCTGATTGAATATGCAGCTCGTACCCCGGGCATTTATCTGGTAGACATCGGTAATGTGTTGATGGGTACCGAAGGCACAGCGATTGTAAATGCAGTAGACAGTACCCATCCATCTGCAAAAGGCGCATGCATGCAAGGTCGGATCATTGCCAATGAAATGATGAAACATATACCAATGAGGGCTTCTACGATGCGGCTGAGCAAAGGTGATCCGTTCAATCTCACCGGAAACGGCGGAATGGTTGGATCTTCTGGTACGGCAGCAGGTACAGCAAAAGGAACAGTAGCTGATGGCTGGATCGTATCCGGTAGTGGCACTGGTACTGTAACTGTATCTAAGGTTCCGCGTAATGATGGGTTGCCGGGTGAAATGTTGCAGATCGAAATGGTAGGGGGCGATGCAACAAGTAGTGTGGATTTTTATAAGGACATTATGAATATCCCAACCGGCGGCACAGCGGCAGTCTATCAGGATAATGATTTGGTATATCATGAAATTGAAGTGGAATACGATGCGGCAGCAGCAATCACTCAGGGCATTACCTTTGGGGCACTCTGCCGAGTGAACAGCACCGGCAAGGTTCTTTCCACAAATAATGGGTTGCATCATGAATCTAGCAATCCAGACTTAGGAATGGTACCGCAAGGCACTATGCTGATCCGCACACAAAATTTCAATGTATCTGCGGGCACAGACCGGATGCGACCGCTACTCAAAACGTATCTATCCAGCGGGAAGTTCTGGATCAAGCGTGCACAGGTCCGCAAAGAAAACAGTCTGTCATTCTCCAAATAATTGAATGAGTGAGATTGATGCAGTATAACAGTGATTTATAGAATCAAATCGGAGTACAGAACCATTCCAGTGATTGACCTTGATTTAGGGTCATCAGTAAAATGGTGTTGTTCTTCCTCCATAGTTACAAAGTACGTATGCTTTTAAAGCAAAGAGCGCAGCAATTTTGCGTCGCTCCGCAGGGGCGAATGCTTTTAAATGCGTAAACATAATGAGCCGGTACGTCCGGTTCTACATATCGCACATGAAGTCACTCCATGGGTGACTTTTTTTGTTGCCTGATATTATGACGAAAGGTGATTTCATGGGGAGAAAGAAGAAGGTTATTCATATCAAGGAGCCGAGGCAGCCGAAGAAGTGTAAAGGTTGTGTATGGGGTAAATGGGATGGAGTGCAGCAATTTTGTAGCCGACCCATTTGTCAGAAGGTAAATACTTCCTGAATGTGGAAATAGTATTAATCACATTATTTAGGAGGAAATTATATGACATTAATTACTATAGTGAATATACCAACGGGTATAGTAATGTCAGGAGATAGTAGAACTTCATCAAACAGTTACATTGTATCTGACGCAACTAATAAAGTCTTTTTACTATTTGATCGAGTTGGAATTGCTACATCAGGTCAAGCTTATATTGATGATATGCCCATAGAGCATTACATTAAAACTTTTGAACTGATGAGTACTCATATTGCAGAGAGCTACCAAACTGATGGTTTTATGAAAGGTGTGGCTGATGCTTTATGTTTGTACATTAGTACTTTAAATATACAAGGCCATCTTATATTTATGGTAGCAGGGTATGAAGATGCTGAACAACACTTATATGCAATAGACAATCAAGAAGGGGAATTTACAGTCAAACGATTGAATACCACACAAGAAACTGAAGAACTTATGTATACTGCTACATGGTTGGGAGATATAGAGATTACGAACAGATTAACTACTGGCACATATCAAACTCAGTTTAGAGTTATGAATATTCAAGATGCTATTGACTATTCCAGACATCTCATTAGAACAACGATTGAACAATTACGATTTGAACCACGTTTCCCTACTGTTGGTGGAGAAATAGATACACTACTTATTCAACCCGTAGGTGGAGGATTTATATACAAAAAAGGATTAACATATCGCCCCTAAAAGTTGGGTTCCGAAAGCATCTCTACATAAATGAGATGCTTTTTTCTTTGTCCAAAAATCCAAAACAAACTCAACTCAATCAACTGCTGAAAGGGGATATATGAAATGGAAATCATCACACTCTCAATAGATCAAATTAACGCAGCTGCATATAACCCTCGTATCGATCTGCAGCCTGGCGACTCCGAATATGAGAAGCTGAAGCGCAGCATTGCTGAGTTCGGATATATTGACCCGATCATTTGGAACCGACGTACTGGGAACATGGTCGGCGGACATCAGCGGTATAAGATTATGGTTCACGAAATAGGCGCAGCCGAACTGCCGGTATCCGTGGTTGATCTGGATGAGCAGCAGGAACGCATCCTTAATATCACACTGAACAAAGTCGGCGGTGGATGGGATGAACAGAAATTGTCTGATGTGCTGCAGGAGTTGCAAACAACCGGATTAGATTTGAACCTGACTGGTTTTGATGAAGTTGAATTGAAGCAGCTTATCGGTGAAGTAGAGATTCCTTTATTCGAAGAAGGCACGGCAGATGATCAAGGCGACTTGGGTGTCCTCAGTTCCAAGCTTGTTACCTGCCCACACTGCGGAGAGGAGTTTGAACACGATTGACTGAACTAAAAGTAGCTTGGGCCACCTATGAAGCTGCAAAATTCGCCTGCGAGAACTTTCACTACAGCCGCAGCCTGCCTGCTGGTAAATCAGTGAAGATTGGTGCCTGGGAGGACGGGCAGTTCATCGGCGTTGTAATCTTCAGCCGTGGCGCAAATAACCGCATAGGCTCACCGTATGGGCTGACACAGAAGGAATGCTGTGAGCTAACCCGTGTTGCCCTGACAAAGCATCATTCATTTGTATCTGAAATTCTGGCAAAGGCGATTCGTTTCCTTAAAGAGCAGTCACCGAACGTGCAGTTGATCGTCAGTTATTCCGATCTGGAACAGGATCATCATGGCGGCATCTATCAAGCGACGAACTGGATATATGAAGGTAAGACAGACGGGGAACGTTATTTCATCTTGCATGGGAAGAGAATACATCCTAAAACCATTCACTCCAGGTATGGAACGGGCAGCCAACGTCTGGAATGGCTCCGTGAACATGTTGATCCGGGTGCTGAAGCCTATCAAACGAATGGAAAGCATAAGTACCTGATGCCACTTAATAAGAAAATGCGGCGGCATATACTGCCATTGAGTAAACCCTATCCGAAAAAATAAAAGGGGAACGCGCTAACGTCCCCCTTTTCGGCCAGGGTATCCCCCGGCAGAGACAGTGGAAGTCCGTGGCCACGGTAGTATAAGCCACTGTCTCGGATTCCATCATAAGGGAAAGCCGAGGGGTACGCAATGGGAACAGCAAACGAACAATTCAATCTACCAGAACATATTATAGAAGCGGCTGAGGCACACAGTGAAGCCCTGACGCAATATCAGAAGATTATACGGGCAGGAATTGCCCAGTGGGTTAAAGATCTGCAAGCAGGCAAAATCAAGATGGATACCGTTCAGGATTTGGAACGATTGATTGAGCTGGACATCAAAATACGGAAGGATGAGCTGATATGAGCCCATCCTTTTCTTATTCTTGGGGGTGGTGATAGTGTAGTGGCAAGAGAGCGACGGCCTGAACGCGACCAGGCAAAACAGATGTGGCTGGATAGCGGCGGGCAAATGAAATTAAAGGACATTGCTGCTGCTCTTTCTATCAGTGAACAGCAGGTGCGGAAATGGAAATCCCAAGACCGCTGGCAGGATGCTTTGAATGGTAACGTCAATGGTAACGTTCCGGCTGAAAGCAAAGGTAACGCTGGGGCTCCGAAAGGTAACAGAAATGCAGCAGGCAATAAGGGCGGCGCACCACCAGGCAATAAGAATGCAGCCGGTAATCCGGGCGGCGGCGCGCCATTTCGTAATAAGAATGCTCTGATTCATGGGATTTATGAAACAGTCTTCCTGGATGCTCTAGATGAGGATGAACAGCAGATGCTCGCGAACATCAACCCTGATCCGCGGGTACAGGCAGAAGAACAGTTGGCGATGCTTACTATTCAGGAACGCCGTCATTTAAAACGTATTAAGCAGTTGGAAGCCGGGCTGACTGATCATGAGCGGAAGATCAAGCAGGAACTGATGAGTCGGACGGACAAGGTTCAGCATTCCAACCCCAAAACTGGGAAGGTGATTACAGTACCTGTCACGACTGAAGGCATGAAGGTGACGGAGATCACCACAGTGGAGCTGCCGAAGTTGGATAAGATTCTCAAGCAAGAAGATGCACTGACCAAAGTCCGAGATAAGAAGATACGGTTGATTAATCAAATCGCTAATATGGATTTGGAGCAGGAAAAGATACAGCTTGCACGCGAACGGATGGAGCTAGAACGATACAAGGTGCTGGGCAGGGGAGAGGTAGAAGATGAATTGGAAGATGACGATGGGGATGATTTAGGATGGTAATCGCACTTGCCAAGGAGCATCAGCGGCGGATTAAGCGGAAGTTGCAAACACGTCCAGACAAGCTGGCAGAACTGAAAGGTATCCTGTTTGATTTTGAGTTATTCTGCTTTCGTATGCTCAAGATCAAAAACAAACAAGGTAAGGTTGTTCCGCTTGAATTGAACGATGCGCAGCGCCGCTATGCTAAACGAGTTTTCCATGATATAGCCTCAGGTAAACCAGTACGCATTATCATCTTGAAAGCTCGGCAGATGGGATTCTCGACGGTTACAGAAGCAATCATTTATTACTTCTCATCCTTACAGGAAGCCAAGAATGCTTTTATTGTCGCTCAGTCGTCAGATGCATCCAGCAACTTGTATGATATGTTCCAGTTCTACTATGAACGTGTACCGACCATGATCCAACCAATGAGCCGTAAGAACAATGCCAGAAAGCTGACCTTTGAAAATCCTGCGATCCGCACGGTAGACCGCCGGAAGAATCCCGGGCTGAAATCAAAGATCACTGTGCAAACGGCGGAAAGCCGGGTACTTGCCCGGTCAGACACTATTCATTACCTTCATGCATCAGAAGTGGCATTCTGGCCAGCCAAGAAAAAGAAGCGGCATCTGCTGTCGCTTTTGGCTGCTTTATCTAAAGAATCAGGTAGCATCGGGATTATTGAATCCACAGCAAACGGTATGGAAGAGTTCAAGCAGCTATGGGATGCAGCAGTGAGAGGGGAGAATGACTTTATCCCTCTCTTTTTCGCATGGTTTGAAATGCCGGACTACCGCAAATCGGTACCGCCTGGCTTCGAACTGACGGATGAAGAGCAAGAACTGAAGGACAAATATAATCTGGATGATGAGCAGCTGCAGTGGCGCCGGTACACGATTCGGAATGACTGCGGTGGGGATGCCCGGCAGTTTGATCAGGAATATCCTTCTGAGCCAGACGTTGCCTTCTTGCTGTCTGGAGAATCGATCTTCGATAACAAATTCATCAAGCGTCTGCGGGATGCGATCCGCGTAATCGGCAGCCGCTTTGAAATTGATTTTGTCAAAAACAAGATCGTTCCTTCACACGTTGGGGAGCTTACCATCTATCAGCAACCGGAGCCCAGCAAGCGGTATATCTTGGCGGCTGATACAGCGAAGGGTACCGAGGATGGTGACTATGATGCTGCGTATGTCATAGAAGAGCGTACAGGAGAAATGTGCGCGGCTCTGCATGGGAAATGGGATACTGACCTATACGGCAAAAAGCTGAATACCTTGGGGCTTTATTACAATACGGCACTGCTGGCAGTAGAGAACAATAACACTGGCGAATCTGTGCTGAATACACTATTCAATGCCTGTCATTATCCGCTACTATTCTTGCACAAGAAGGGGCGGCTGGGCTGGAACACCAACCCTGCGACACGTCCGGTTATGATGAGTGATTTCAAGGAAGCCATCCGGGATGAGTTGTACATCATTCACTGTCCGGAACTGTATGGTGAGTGTATGACACTGATCGATAATCATGGCAAGATTGAGGCTGACAGCGGCTGCCACGATGACCGAGTGCTGGCGTACTCCATTGCGTTGCAAATCCGGCAGGTATCCGGCAGATGGTTCGAATGGTACGAAGAACGGCAGCGCGAGCATCAGCAAGCTGCGGTACAACACGACACAGGAGAAACGGGGTGGTTATAGATGAGTGATGTGCAATGGATTGATATTAATAAGGCGGCGGTACCGTCAAGCACGCAAATTAGCGACGTTTTCGATAATCGATATGATGTGAATGGGCTGGTGCCGTTTGAACTTGGTACCGATCCCGGATCATGTCGGCTGCTGGTCAAGAATAGCAATATTATTCCGCAATGTATTGAGGCATATCGCCGGAACATCACTGGTTACGGTGTGACATTGGAATACACAGATGGGGAGAGTGACCAGACAGCCAAGGAAGAATGGAACAAGGCAGAACGCTTTTTGGAAACCTGTAGCCTAGATCCGGGTATCGAGTCTTTGATTGGTTCGTTCATTGAGGACTTGGAAACCTACGGCATGACGAATGTGGAAGTAGCATGGGCGACCGGCAGCGAGTTCCCTACACTCTACCGGATGTCACCGAACTATATTCGGTACACTCGAGAAAACACGAAAGCGACTGTGCGACGCAAAGTAATGATCAAGTCCACGAAGCAAATTGAGGAGTTTACCCAGGAAGTATATGTCCGCAAATATGCAATGAGCCGCAGCAATGAAATCGTCTGGTTCCGACTATTCGGCACTGAAGGCGATGGAAACCAAATCATCCCGCTTCGGCTGGGTCAGGATGGTACCTATGGGGAGCCGCGCTGGTTCGGTCATGCACCGGGTATACTCGGGAGTAGAGAAGCAGAAGAACTGAATGTGAACTATTTCAGCAATGGGCGGATGTTGTCCATGCTGCTCACCGTAATCAATGGTGAACTGACCCCTGAATCTATTGAAGCTCTGAAAACGATCAAGGGCAGTTCTTCCCAATCCGGTATCCTCTACCTGAAAGCTAAAGGGCAAAAAACCGGCGGGCCAATCGATGAAAAAATCGAGAAGGTAGAAATCAAGGTAGATAAGCTGAATGACCTGCTGCAGGAAGATGCGTTATTCCTGGAATACGGTAAGGAAAAGAAAGCAGATATCTTGTCTGCCTTCCGGTTGCCGCCGATTCTGGTAGGTATGAGTTCGGATTATAACCGGGCAACTGCTGAATCTGCACTGCAGTTTGCTGAAGAGCAAATCTTCCAGCCATATCGCAAATGGATCATGGATGAAATATTTAATAAGCGAATATTCCCGGCGCTCGGTATTTTCCGGGTACAGGCGGTACTGCGTGGAGCAAAGATCGTTGATCCAGATGAACGCCGGCAACTGTTGGACTTCATTGCAGTCAATGGGATTATGTTGGTTCGTCACCTTATCCCGATCGCAGAAGATGTGCTGGGAACAACGATCGACGAAGCCAAGTACTCGGAGGAATATTTGGATACACCGATTGCTTATCTGCTGAACAAACAGCCTGAGGTGATTCCTGTAGGTACGACAGCAGCAGGGGACACCGACGATTTGCAAAACAAAGTAGTCAGTATTGCCAAGCGCTTGTTAAAACATGGGGCTGATCAGGTAGACAACCATGTGTGATACCTGCTGGTCACTGATTGCCAAGGCGGATGATGATGAGTTTTTGGATAGTCTGGATCTTACCAATGCTGAACGAGCTGTACTAGAAGAACTTTATCTGCAAGGTGAAGATGCATTGATTGAACTGCTGGAGCAGCAGGGCAATGAAGTGAAGGAAGCCATTGGGAATATGGCAGAAGAACATCTGGTTGATGAA
The DNA window shown above is from Paenibacillus sp. JQZ6Y-1 and carries:
- a CDS encoding GDSL-type esterase/lipase family protein produces the protein MSDVAYAALKEAKRLRGLSMAGDTMIIEGDSKAANNNVSNHLSDRGAVTWANIFMRQSFKIVANNAVGGQRSDEIRKRIGKLTAAKPAWAYIDSGTNNISQSKKALDTFNDNVYMYEECLNNGIRVIVPTLPPSASWTTPEQIKAYFELNELLIEYAARTPGIYLVDIGNVLMGTEGTAIVNAVDSTHPSAKGACMQGRIIANEMMKHIPMRASTMRLSKGDPFNLTGNGGMVGSSGTAAGTAKGTVADGWIVSGSGTGTVTVSKVPRNDGLPGEMLQIEMVGGDATSSVDFYKDIMNIPTGGTAAVYQDNDLVYHEIEVEYDAAAAITQGITFGALCRVNSTGKVLSTNNGLHHESSNPDLGMVPQGTMLIRTQNFNVSAGTDRMRPLLKTYLSSGKFWIKRAQVRKENSLSFSK
- a CDS encoding ParB N-terminal domain-containing protein; the protein is MEIITLSIDQINAAAYNPRIDLQPGDSEYEKLKRSIAEFGYIDPIIWNRRTGNMVGGHQRYKIMVHEIGAAELPVSVVDLDEQQERILNITLNKVGGGWDEQKLSDVLQELQTTGLDLNLTGFDEVELKQLIGEVEIPLFEEGTADDQGDLGVLSSKLVTCPHCGEEFEHD
- a CDS encoding protein Mom, yielding MTELKVAWATYEAAKFACENFHYSRSLPAGKSVKIGAWEDGQFIGVVIFSRGANNRIGSPYGLTQKECCELTRVALTKHHSFVSEILAKAIRFLKEQSPNVQLIVSYSDLEQDHHGGIYQATNWIYEGKTDGERYFILHGKRIHPKTIHSRYGTGSQRLEWLREHVDPGAEAYQTNGKHKYLMPLNKKMRRHILPLSKPYPKK
- the terS gene encoding phage terminase small subunit; translated protein: MARERRPERDQAKQMWLDSGGQMKLKDIAAALSISEQQVRKWKSQDRWQDALNGNVNGNVPAESKGNAGAPKGNRNAAGNKGGAPPGNKNAAGNPGGGAPFRNKNALIHGIYETVFLDALDEDEQQMLANINPDPRVQAEEQLAMLTIQERRHLKRIKQLEAGLTDHERKIKQELMSRTDKVQHSNPKTGKVITVPVTTEGMKVTEITTVELPKLDKILKQEDALTKVRDKKIRLINQIANMDLEQEKIQLARERMELERYKVLGRGEVEDELEDDDGDDLGW
- a CDS encoding DNA packaging protein, yielding MVIALAKEHQRRIKRKLQTRPDKLAELKGILFDFELFCFRMLKIKNKQGKVVPLELNDAQRRYAKRVFHDIASGKPVRIIILKARQMGFSTVTEAIIYYFSSLQEAKNAFIVAQSSDASSNLYDMFQFYYERVPTMIQPMSRKNNARKLTFENPAIRTVDRRKNPGLKSKITVQTAESRVLARSDTIHYLHASEVAFWPAKKKKRHLLSLLAALSKESGSIGIIESTANGMEEFKQLWDAAVRGENDFIPLFFAWFEMPDYRKSVPPGFELTDEEQELKDKYNLDDEQLQWRRYTIRNDCGGDARQFDQEYPSEPDVAFLLSGESIFDNKFIKRLRDAIRVIGSRFEIDFVKNKIVPSHVGELTIYQQPEPSKRYILAADTAKGTEDGDYDAAYVIEERTGEMCAALHGKWDTDLYGKKLNTLGLYYNTALLAVENNNTGESVLNTLFNACHYPLLFLHKKGRLGWNTNPATRPVMMSDFKEAIRDELYIIHCPELYGECMTLIDNHGKIEADSGCHDDRVLAYSIALQIRQVSGRWFEWYEERQREHQQAAVQHDTGETGWL
- a CDS encoding phage portal protein, coding for MSDVQWIDINKAAVPSSTQISDVFDNRYDVNGLVPFELGTDPGSCRLLVKNSNIIPQCIEAYRRNITGYGVTLEYTDGESDQTAKEEWNKAERFLETCSLDPGIESLIGSFIEDLETYGMTNVEVAWATGSEFPTLYRMSPNYIRYTRENTKATVRRKVMIKSTKQIEEFTQEVYVRKYAMSRSNEIVWFRLFGTEGDGNQIIPLRLGQDGTYGEPRWFGHAPGILGSREAEELNVNYFSNGRMLSMLLTVINGELTPESIEALKTIKGSSSQSGILYLKAKGQKTGGPIDEKIEKVEIKVDKLNDLLQEDALFLEYGKEKKADILSAFRLPPILVGMSSDYNRATAESALQFAEEQIFQPYRKWIMDEIFNKRIFPALGIFRVQAVLRGAKIVDPDERRQLLDFIAVNGIMLVRHLIPIAEDVLGTTIDEAKYSEEYLDTPIAYLLNKQPEVIPVGTTAAGDTDDLQNKVVSIAKRLLKHGADQVDNHV